Part of the Bacillus sp. THAF10 genome is shown below.
CCATGCTATTGGCTATATTACGAGATTGGCGAAAGACTTCAAGAAGCAACACCGGCAGAACCAATCTATCAGGAATGGATTGCGGCCTATGGTGGGGAGTGGTTCCGTGAATTAGTAGAAGAACAGATAAATAGATTGGATGAACTAGCAGAAAAAGCAACCGAAGAGGAAAGGGCGAGAATGCTGGAGTACTTCCTCCTCAGCAGTCAGTACGAATACTCCTTTTGGGAAATGGCCTACACCTTAGAACAATGGCCTGTAGCTGAGAAGGAGATTGTACTATGACAAAAGGATTGAAGCTTACAGATATATTAGTTACGGTTGTTATCGCCTTTGTTTTTGGCATTGTGTATAAAATATGGTCCCCGGTATATAACATGCTGAGCCCATTTGGCCTACAGCTACAGGAGCTAAGTTATGGAATGTGGTTTATTGCCGCGACGGTTGCCTACTTGCTTATCAGAAAAGCAGGGGTAGCATTTCTCGCAGAAGTTGCGGCTGCATCTGGAGAGTTTTTGGTTGGATCAGAATACGGGTTGATGGTGTTAATTTACGGAGTAATCCAGGGCTTGTTCGCGGAAATGGTTTTCGCTGCTTTTCGATATAAGCGCTATAACATGCTAGTGGCTTCACTAGCAGGAGCGGCTGCGGCAATTGGGTCATTGCTATTGGATTTATTCAGGGGATATCTATTTGATTATGTTTGGTGGAATCTCATGCTATTAATCTCTTTCCGAATTATTTCGGGCATTCTTTTAGCAGGTGTCTTGGCTGTCATTCTTGTCAAAGCGCTAGAGGCAACCGGAATTACCAGCCTCCTACGGCCTTCTTCCAAAGAAGACTATGAATCATTAAAAAACTAGAAAAATAGGTGGCGAGAAACGATGGAGCTTGTCAACATGAATGCAAAATACCCCGGTGGCAAACAGCTTTTTCGACACTTTCACTTGTCTATTCAGCAAAGAGAAAAGGTGTTAATTATAGGACCTTCCGGGTGTGGGAAATCTACGTTATTACAGATATTATGTGGCCTTATCCCAAATGTGCTGGATGTGCCGTTGCTTGCAGAAAAGCATGAAGTACCTGACTCATGGGGATATGTTTTTCAGGATCCTGATACTCAGTTTTGTATGCCCTATGTCGATGAAGAGCTGGCCTTTGTATTGGAAAATTTAGCAGTTCCTAGAGAGAATATGAGAGCGAGAATGATGGATCTTTTAGAAATGGTCGGTCTACAAGGACTGAATCTACGGACAAAAATTCAGGAGCTCTCCGGTGGAATGAAGCAGCGTCTTGCGATTGCTTCTGTTTTAGCAATGGAGCCAGATGTCTTATTTTTAGATGAACCGACAGCTTTACTCGATCCTGTAGGAACAATGGAGGTTTGGGATATCCTCAAAAAGGTGTGCAGAGACAAAACCGTTATCATTGTCGAGCATAAAATTGAACAGCTTGAGGGTTTCTCTGATAGAGTGATTGTCCTGAATGAGGAAGGCCAAATAATGGCAGATGCCACTCCCGCAGACGTTTTCCAGCAAGAACGTCCACTTTTAAAAAAGTACGGTGTTTGGTATCCGGGTGCATGGCGAGATTATTTGTCTGAACGAGGAACACCATTAAATAACGATTCATCACCTGAAGTGGTACTCCATGCAACAGACTTTTCTGGTTTTAGAGGCAGGGAACGAAAAATAACGGTGCCAGAGGTTACTGTTTCAAAAGGCGAATGGATTGCGATTACTGGGGAGAATGGAGCAGGGAAAAGCACCCTGCTCGAATCCTTCATGAAGCTTTTGAAAACAAGAGGTGATCTGTTGCTAGATGGGAAAAAGGTAAAGGATGTTCCGTCAGATGTGATGACGTTTGTTTTTCAAAATCCAGAGCATCAATTTGTCACAAAATCAGTGGAAGAGGAGATCGGGTACACCCTGCTTCAGAAAAAATTCTCACAAGAGGACATAAGGTTGCGGATTGATGAGCTGTTATCGCTGTTTCAGCTGGAGCATGTCAGGAAACAGCATCCATATCAGCTATCAATGGGACAAAAGAGAAGACTGAGTGTCGCAGCGGCAGTTGTCCATCGTCCCAAAATCCTCTTATTAGATGAACCAACCTTTGGCCAGGACAGCAAAAACACGTTCAGGATGCTTGAATGGCTGGAAAAGCTGAGACAAGAAGGTGTCGCAATTTTGATGGTAACTCATGACGAACAGATTGTTTCAAGCTTTGCCAATACAGTTTGGTCAATACAGGATGGCAGGCTTGTCGAAATAATCGAAAATAATAGAAGGAGTAAATCTCATGCAGTTGGAGCTATATAAACATAAAACCTGGTTACATGATGTAAATCCAAGCTTTAAGCTAGGAATGATGGTCATCCTGTTTGTTACATTGCTTTTCATTCACAACCTGAATATCATGATAAACCTTACCCTGCTGCTGTTACTCCTTTATCTCTTTTTAACTGGCCAAACTTATCGATTAAAGCTCATGATCCTTATTCCATTTTCGTTTATGTTTTTTACTTCAGCCATTTCGATGATTCTGTTTGGAAAAGGAGAAACAACCTGGTTTCAATATGGTTTGATTCACATCACCGAGGAAAGCTTTTATCGTGGGGTTCACCTTGGATTACGCTCTTTAGCCATTGCTTTTTTTGGCCTGATTTTTGTTCTTACAACCAAACCTGTGCTCTTATTTTACTCGTTAATGCAGCAGTGGAAGCTCCCGGCTAAATACGCCTATAGCTTTATGGCAGGCTTTCGGCTTATCCCGTTAATCGGTTATGAATTTTTGCAGCTTAGAAATGCATGGAAAATTCGGGGTGTAAAAGGTTCGTTGTTAAAAAAAATATACCTTTATAGCATTCCATTACTCTCGCAAAGCATCAGACGAGCACATCGAATTGCAGTGGCAATGGAGGCAAAAAAATTCAACTCCACTTACAAACGAACCTACTATTATAAAACGGGCTATTCCTACTTAGAGCCATTATTTATCTTATTGTTTTTGAGTTTGTATGTGTTTGCTGTTTATCTGGGGATGTTTTACCCATACATACCAGTAACGGATGTACGGCACTAATATCATTAGTTCGATAAGAAAAATCTAGTGATTTTATGTGATGATAGTAATGATAGAGGAAGAATAAAAAATATTAATAATATAAGTCCCAGCAAATCAAAAACACTTTTTACTCCGAACAAAGGCACAATCGTTCTCTCCCAAAGATAAACGAAAATATTGTAATAAATAATAAATGTTATTACAGTTATGGCATAAAAAGAGATTTTTTCTTTTAGCACAATTTCACCTGCTTTCTTTTTATCCATTAAATTAAATGTATATCATGATAGTACCATGAATAAAAGTTTATAAGTTATGATTTTTCTGGATAAGTATTTTATGCTATACTATATTTACAATTACATACTCTGAAACACTAGGGGAGTCAGAAGTGACTGAGATGGAAAGAGTAATTTCCAGACCCTTTGAACCTGATCTAGTTCATACTAGCGTAGGGAAGTGGCGAAACTCTATTCATTTAAAGAATTATGATGTAGATATATAACCACCCTTTACGCTAAAGGGTGGTTTTTTGTTGTTTTGAATAAAAAAAGGTGGGAAATCATGCAGTTACATGTCATCACAGATGGAAAGAGAACAATAGAAGAGCTAACTGAAAAGCTTTTCCTCATTCACGAGCAGGTAAATTTTATCCATATTCGTGAAAAGCACCGCCCTGCTAGAGAGCTAATTCAGCTCGTGAGCAATCTGATTGATGCTGGTGTGCCTCCTAAGAAGATATTGCTTAATGACCGAGTAGATGTTGCAGTGGTCATGGAACTAGGTGGCGTACAGCTTGCCTATCATAGCTTGCCAGTATCAGAGGTTCGTAGATGCTTTCCTCAACTAAAGGTCGGAAGCTCCGTGCATAGTTTGGAAGAAGCGGTGCGTGCAGAAAGGGATGGAGCAGACTTTGTGGTCTATGGGCATGTTTATGAGACCGCCTCTAAGCTTGGGAAAAAGCCAAAAGCCCTTCATGAGTTAAGAGAGATATCAAAACTCTTACATATTCCTGTCATTGCTATCGGTGGGATCACACCTAAAAGAACTCCCGAAGTATTACTTGCAGGAGCAGAAGGAATTGCGGTGATGTCAGGAATTTGGGATGAAGCAGACTGTGTGAGAGCAGTGCAAGATTATCACCTCAATGGTAAGGAGGAGATGGCTTGAAAACGTATGATGTGATTATTGTTGGTGGTGGTGTCATCGGATGCTCGGCAGCATATTTTTTGAGTAGGAAAGGATATAAGGTGCTACTGCTGGAAAAGGGGAAAGTTGGCGATAAAGCTTCTAAGGCAGCTGCTGGGATGCTTGGAGCCCAGGTGGAAGTAACCGAGGAAGGTCCACTATTTGAGATGGCAAAGGAAAGCAGAGCGATGTTCCCATCTCTGCAATATGAACTGAAGGAGCATTCTGGAATAGATTTTGAGCTTGTACAAAGAGGAATGCTAAAGCTTGCCATGAACGAAGAAGAAGCGGAGAAGATCAAAAACATCGTGAAATTTCAGCAAAAGCTTGGGGAAAGAGCAGAATGGCTGACGATGGAGCAGGTTCAAGCACGTGAAAACCATCTTAGTAACTCCTTTGTGGGAGGCATGGATATTCCTTCTGATGGCCATGTGAATCCTGTTAAACTTACACATGCTTTTCTACAAGCTTCAAAAGTCTTCGGCGCAGAAATAATGGAGTATGTCGAGGTAATCAGTATTTTAAAGCAGGGCGAAAGAGTTGTTGGTCTGTCTACTAGTGTAGGAGATTTTTACGGTGACAGTGTAGTCGTCGCAGCAGGAGCGTGGAGTAAACAGCTAATAAGAGAATATGAGACTCCTATAGATGCCTACCCGGTAAAAGGGGAGTGCTTTTCTGTGGTCACGAATGAACCGCTTCTTGAGAGTACGATTTTTTCTGAACAGTGCTACCTTGTTCCTAAGAGCGGAAATCGACTGATTGTTGGGGCTACAATGCTTCCCAACACGTTTTCTGAACATGTAACGCTTGGAGGGATATCAACTTTGATGAAGGAAGCGATAAATATACTTCCAAAAATCAAACAGGCAACTTTTGAAAAAGCATGGTCGGGAATTCGTCCGCAAACAGGGGATGGACTTCCCTATTTAGGGAAACATCCAGAAACTAAAAATCTAATTATTGCATCAGGTCACTATCGTAATGGCATTTTACTAGCACCCTTAACAGGGAAACTAGTAACCAGCATGATCTCCGGAGATTCATTGCCTAACTATATTGATGCTTTTTCCCTTGATAGAACACTAGAAAAGGACAGGTGACAAACGATGAAGTTAGTAATTAATGGTGACGTTATGGAAGTGCCAGATTCTATACAAAGCGTTTTCGAGCTACTACAGCATTTTCAGCTTGATCAAAAAGTTGTGATTGTGGAAAAGAACAAGGATATTTTAGAGAAAGATCAGCATGTAAAAGAAAGTGTAACAGATGGCGATCAACTTGAATTCGTACATTTTGTAGGAGGCGGTTAATATGTTGAAAATTGGTTCGTATTCCTTTAACTCAAGACTTTTATTAGGAACAGGAAAGTATCCGGATTTTGATATACAAAAGCAGGCAGTAGATGTGTCTGAAACAGATATTCTTACTTTCGCAGTAAGACGGATGAATATTTTTGAAGCAAGCCAGCCGAACTTCTTAGAAAAACTTGATTTGGATCGCTATACACTCCTTCCGAACACAGCAGGTGCGAAAACGGCAGAAGAGGCTGTTCGGATTGCCAAGCTAGCGAAAGCATCCGGTCTATGTGACATGATTAAAGTCGAAGTAATCGGTTGCTGGAAAACGCTGCTTCCAGATCCAGTTGAGACTTTAAAAGCAACAGAAGAGCTGCTAAAGGAAGGCTTCACGGTTTTACCATATACGTCAGATGATGTAGTGCTTGCAAGAAAGTTAGAGGAGTTGGGATCTCATGCCATTATGCCTGGAGCGTCTCCAATTGGCTCTGGCCAAGGAATCATCAATGAACTGAACCTTAGCTTCATTATCGAACAAGCAAAGGTGCCAGTTATTGTGGACGCTGGTATTGGTTCTCCAGCTGATGCTGCCAAGGCGATGGAGCTAGGAGCAGATGGCGTACTTTTAAATACAGCTGTTTCCGCAGCAAAAGATCCAGTCAAAATGGCTCAAGCAATGAAGCTTGCTATTGAAGCCGGACGCCTTGGTTTTGAGGCAGGAAGAATGGAGAAAAAACGCTATGCCACTGCAAGCAGTCCAACAGAGGGAATGAGTGTTGGGTAATGGACAGATATTCGCGTCAAACCTTATTTGACCCGATTGGACTAGCTGGACAAGAGCGCCTCATCCAAAAACATGTCCTTCTAATCGGTGCTGGTGCGCTAGGTACTGGCAATGCGGAAGTTCTCGTACGAGCAGGTGTGGGGAAACTCACGATTGTCGACCGTGATTATGTAGAATGGAGCAATTTACAGCGTCAGCAGCTTTATACAGAACAAGATGCAAGAAAGAGGCTACCTAAAGCGGTGTCAGCGAAAGAGCGGCTGAAAGAGGTAAATTCAGAGGTGGAGCTAGTAGCACATATTATGGATGTTACTGCTGAAGATCTCGAGGTAATCATAAAAGGGGAGCGTGTCGATTTAATCGTGGATGCTACCGATAATTTTGACATTCGCATGATGATTAATGATGTTTCCCAAAAATACAGAATCCCTTGGATTTATGGAGCGTGTGTGGGGAGCTACGGTATTTCATACACAATTCTGCCAGGAGAAACTCCTTGCTTAAATTGCTTGTTACAAAAGGTGCCTCTTGGCGGTGCTACCTGTGACACGGTAGGAATTATTGCTCCTGCTGTTGGCATGGTGGTTGCCCATCAAACAGCAGAAGCGTTAAAAATACTTTCAGGAAACCATGCTGCGTGTAACCGTAAGCTCGTATCCTTTGATTTATGGAAAAACCAACATGTTTCCTTGAATGTGGATAAGCTGAAAAATGCAACATGCGACAGCTGTGGAAGCTCCCGTAGTTACCCGTACCTCTCGTATGAAAATCAAACCAAAACAGCGGTTTTATGTGGCCGGGATTCTGTGCAAATACGTCCATCAGATACAAGCGAAAGCAGAAATCTCATAGAGGTAAAAGCAGCTCTAACCGCACAGGGAATAAAGGTAGATGCCAATCCATATCTCCTATCCTTTCAAGTGGATGAGCATAGAATGGTAGCTTTTAAGGATGGAAGAGTACTAGTGCATGGAACAAAAGATATATCACGAGCAAAAACAATGTATCACCGATATTTTGGATAAGGGACGGAGAAGTTTATGATACCAAAAGTTTTAACCATAGCTGGCTCAGATAGTGGTGGCGGAGCGGGCATACAGGCGGATATAAAAACTTTCCAGGAGCTTGATGTTTACGGAATGTCCGCCATTACCGCCTTAACTGCTCAAAACACGCTCGGAGTACAAAGCGTTTATCCCATTCCACTAGATATGATTTTAGAGCAGCTACAATCCATTCAAGATGACTTACCACCTGACGCTGTAAAAACAGGAATGCTCTTTAGCAATATCATTATTGATGCAGTGTCAAAGAAGATAAAGGATTATGGGTGGGGTAACCTTGTTGTGGATCCTGTGATGATTGCAAAAGGTGGCGCCAGACTGTTACAGGAGGAAGCCATTCGGGCAATCCGTGAGAAACTCTTGCCATTAGCTACGATTACAACACCAAATATTCCCGAAGCAGAAGTGCTAACAGAAATGAATCTAGATACACTAGAGCGTAGAAAAGGAGCGGCAAAACTCCTTTGTAAGCTCGGCTCTGA
Proteins encoded:
- a CDS encoding ECF transporter S component; the encoded protein is MTKGLKLTDILVTVVIAFVFGIVYKIWSPVYNMLSPFGLQLQELSYGMWFIAATVAYLLIRKAGVAFLAEVAAASGEFLVGSEYGLMVLIYGVIQGLFAEMVFAAFRYKRYNMLVASLAGAAAAIGSLLLDLFRGYLFDYVWWNLMLLISFRIISGILLAGVLAVILVKALEATGITSLLRPSSKEDYESLKN
- a CDS encoding ABC transporter ATP-binding protein, with the translated sequence MELVNMNAKYPGGKQLFRHFHLSIQQREKVLIIGPSGCGKSTLLQILCGLIPNVLDVPLLAEKHEVPDSWGYVFQDPDTQFCMPYVDEELAFVLENLAVPRENMRARMMDLLEMVGLQGLNLRTKIQELSGGMKQRLAIASVLAMEPDVLFLDEPTALLDPVGTMEVWDILKKVCRDKTVIIVEHKIEQLEGFSDRVIVLNEEGQIMADATPADVFQQERPLLKKYGVWYPGAWRDYLSERGTPLNNDSSPEVVLHATDFSGFRGRERKITVPEVTVSKGEWIAITGENGAGKSTLLESFMKLLKTRGDLLLDGKKVKDVPSDVMTFVFQNPEHQFVTKSVEEEIGYTLLQKKFSQEDIRLRIDELLSLFQLEHVRKQHPYQLSMGQKRRLSVAAAVVHRPKILLLDEPTFGQDSKNTFRMLEWLEKLRQEGVAILMVTHDEQIVSSFANTVWSIQDGRLVEIIENNRRSKSHAVGAI
- a CDS encoding energy-coupling factor transporter transmembrane protein EcfT, yielding MQLELYKHKTWLHDVNPSFKLGMMVILFVTLLFIHNLNIMINLTLLLLLLYLFLTGQTYRLKLMILIPFSFMFFTSAISMILFGKGETTWFQYGLIHITEESFYRGVHLGLRSLAIAFFGLIFVLTTKPVLLFYSLMQQWKLPAKYAYSFMAGFRLIPLIGYEFLQLRNAWKIRGVKGSLLKKIYLYSIPLLSQSIRRAHRIAVAMEAKKFNSTYKRTYYYKTGYSYLEPLFILLFLSLYVFAVYLGMFYPYIPVTDVRH
- the tenI gene encoding thiazole tautomerase TenI — translated: MQLHVITDGKRTIEELTEKLFLIHEQVNFIHIREKHRPARELIQLVSNLIDAGVPPKKILLNDRVDVAVVMELGGVQLAYHSLPVSEVRRCFPQLKVGSSVHSLEEAVRAERDGADFVVYGHVYETASKLGKKPKALHELREISKLLHIPVIAIGGITPKRTPEVLLAGAEGIAVMSGIWDEADCVRAVQDYHLNGKEEMA
- the thiO gene encoding glycine oxidase ThiO codes for the protein MKTYDVIIVGGGVIGCSAAYFLSRKGYKVLLLEKGKVGDKASKAAAGMLGAQVEVTEEGPLFEMAKESRAMFPSLQYELKEHSGIDFELVQRGMLKLAMNEEEAEKIKNIVKFQQKLGERAEWLTMEQVQARENHLSNSFVGGMDIPSDGHVNPVKLTHAFLQASKVFGAEIMEYVEVISILKQGERVVGLSTSVGDFYGDSVVVAAGAWSKQLIREYETPIDAYPVKGECFSVVTNEPLLESTIFSEQCYLVPKSGNRLIVGATMLPNTFSEHVTLGGISTLMKEAINILPKIKQATFEKAWSGIRPQTGDGLPYLGKHPETKNLIIASGHYRNGILLAPLTGKLVTSMISGDSLPNYIDAFSLDRTLEKDR
- the thiS gene encoding sulfur carrier protein ThiS, coding for MKLVINGDVMEVPDSIQSVFELLQHFQLDQKVVIVEKNKDILEKDQHVKESVTDGDQLEFVHFVGGG
- a CDS encoding thiazole synthase, translating into MLKIGSYSFNSRLLLGTGKYPDFDIQKQAVDVSETDILTFAVRRMNIFEASQPNFLEKLDLDRYTLLPNTAGAKTAEEAVRIAKLAKASGLCDMIKVEVIGCWKTLLPDPVETLKATEELLKEGFTVLPYTSDDVVLARKLEELGSHAIMPGASPIGSGQGIINELNLSFIIEQAKVPVIVDAGIGSPADAAKAMELGADGVLLNTAVSAAKDPVKMAQAMKLAIEAGRLGFEAGRMEKKRYATASSPTEGMSVG
- a CDS encoding thiazole biosynthesis adenylyltransferase ThiF encodes the protein MDRYSRQTLFDPIGLAGQERLIQKHVLLIGAGALGTGNAEVLVRAGVGKLTIVDRDYVEWSNLQRQQLYTEQDARKRLPKAVSAKERLKEVNSEVELVAHIMDVTAEDLEVIIKGERVDLIVDATDNFDIRMMINDVSQKYRIPWIYGACVGSYGISYTILPGETPCLNCLLQKVPLGGATCDTVGIIAPAVGMVVAHQTAEALKILSGNHAACNRKLVSFDLWKNQHVSLNVDKLKNATCDSCGSSRSYPYLSYENQTKTAVLCGRDSVQIRPSDTSESRNLIEVKAALTAQGIKVDANPYLLSFQVDEHRMVAFKDGRVLVHGTKDISRAKTMYHRYFG
- the thiD gene encoding bifunctional hydroxymethylpyrimidine kinase/phosphomethylpyrimidine kinase: MIPKVLTIAGSDSGGGAGIQADIKTFQELDVYGMSAITALTAQNTLGVQSVYPIPLDMILEQLQSIQDDLPPDAVKTGMLFSNIIIDAVSKKIKDYGWGNLVVDPVMIAKGGARLLQEEAIRAIREKLLPLATITTPNIPEAEVLTEMNLDTLERRKGAAKLLCKLGSDHVVIKGGHGNGETLIDLFYDGIAFTELTSSRIDTRHTHGTGCTFAAAIASGLAKGQQVDTAVKNAKAFIQCAIEMELGIGSGHGPTNHWAYKRASVRA